CACGTACTTCGGCTATTTCCTCATGGGCGAATTCTCTGCCACGATATCTGACCGCCATCTCCATTCATCATGTTGTACCATAGATGGCAACCAGAACGCAAGTAGTTTTTTCGTGTCACCACGCCTCACTGAAGGGTTACGCAGTACCCTCAATTTCTATTACCCATTCAATAAGTTCATTCATAATTCAATAAAGAAAGATTTTATATTTTACTCAGGATGCTGTAATATACAATTTATATATAAACAGTTCAATGGTTTTTTTATATAAAAGGAGAGCATAATTGCATATCTATGATATATCCTTAACCATTTCCCCTGAACTTCCTGTATGGCCCGGTGACCCTGCTGTTTTAATTGAACGGATTGCAAAGATTGAAGACGGGGCTAATGCGAATGTGTCCATGATGAACATGGGTGTCCATACAGGTACACATGTAGATGCACCATTTCACTTTCTTCCTGAAGGCAATGGTGTTGAGCATTTACCGCTTGATATACTCGTCGGGCCATCCTTTGTTTTAGATCTGCAACAAGAAGTGGATGTAATTACATCACAAATTCTGGAGAAATCAAACATCCCTGCTGATACCCGCCGGCTTCTGATAAAGACACGGAACTCCAGATACTGGAACCCCTCATCCTATATACTAAAGGGGGAAGAGGGAACTATGCTTATCCCCCCTCCCTTGACGGGAGGGGGTAAGGGGGAGGGTGGTTTCTTTCAATCAGATTTTGTTGGAATCACTAAGGATGGTGCCGAGTTTCTCGTCAGTCTCGGTATTCAATTAATTGGAATAGATTATCTTTCAGTTGCCCCATATAAGCAAAGCCGGCCTACACATGAGGTTTTTTTAAAGGCCGGAGTAGTTGTTGTTGAAGGGTTAAACCTTTATGAAATCCAACAGGGTTATTATACCTTGTATTGCCTTCCTCTGAAGATCGCAGGGAGTGATGGTGCCCCTGGCCGTGCTATTCTGATAAGTGAATAACATCTATCTATAGCTTATCTTTCCATTGTTAAAGAGATTTTTTATACCGCCGATTGAGTATCTGCAAATAAAAATAATATTTCAAAATAAAATAAGGAGAGAAAAGATGGACTTAAAAGCCTTAAAAATTAAAACGCGTCTTTGGATTGGATTTGGGGCGGTTATACTTCTCTTTATAGCATGCGGGGTAATAACCAGCTACTTACTTATTAAGGCTGACAAAAGTGCTTCCATTGTAAAGGAGGAAAGCCTGCCGTATGCACTGGTTGCTAAAGATATTGCTTTTCAGGTTGTTCAGGTTCAGCAATTTCTTACAGATGCATCTGCAACTCATGATACTGAGGTTTATAAAGAGGCAGAGGATGCTGCAAATAAGTTCAGGAGTGATATAGATAAATTTAAGGCAATGTATTCAAAAGAAAATGATACAGAGTCTCTTAGAAAGGTTACAGAGATCGAGTCTGATTTTAATCGCTACTATGAAGAAGGTAAGAAGATGGCAAATGCTTATATTACTCAGGGCATTGCTCAGGGTAATGTACTAATGGATTCATTTGATAAAACCAGTTTAGCTTTGACGGCCAGGGTAGAAGCGTTTGAGAGTCAGCAGGTTAAAGAGGCTGTAACAATGTCAGATAATGTCATTGGTTCTATTGGTACTGCAAAGAAGATACTTTTCGGTATGTCACTTATCGCAATGGTACTCGGCGTTTTTGTGGCAATTTATATCACAACAAGTATTACCAGACCATTAACTAATGCTGTGGATGTCTCTAACTCCATTGCTAAAGGTGACCTGTCAGTAAAAATTAATGTAGACAGTCAGGATGAAACGGGTCAGTTGCTGACATCCATGAGTAATATGGCAGAAAACCTTAAGAAGCTCATAGGTGACATTAAATCAACATCTGATAATGTGGCATCTGCAAGTGAGCAGTTGAGCGCCAGTTCAGCAGAAATGTCAAAAGGTGTGGTAGAGCAGTCGGACAGGTCAACTCAGATTGCAACTGCAGCAACTGAGATGTCACAAACTGTAAATGAGATAGCTAAAAACACCTCTACAATAGCCCACTCTGCTACTGAGACAGCAAGAGTAGCCAAAGAGGGGGAAGCGATTGTTGAGAAATCAATTGTAGAGGTTCAGGAGATTGCTGAAACAGTAAAGGATTCCACAAGTCTTATGGTATCGCTAAGCGGCCGTTCAAAGCAGATTGGTGACATAGTAAACGTAATTAATGAAATAGCAGACCAGACAAACCTCCTTGCCCTTAATGCAGCCATTGAGGCTGCCCGTGCAGGAGAACAGGGTAAGGGGTTTGCAGTGGTTGCTGATGAGGTAAGAAAATTATCAGAGAGGACAGCAAAGGCAACATCAGAGATAGGTTCAATGATTGGTCTTATTCAGGATGAGATAGAGAAGACCGTGTCTTCAATGGAAGGTGTGTCAAAGAAGGTTGGTGTAGGTGTAGACTTCTCTTTTCAGGCAGGAGAGGCATTGAGAAAGATAGTTGGAAGCGTAAATGAACTACAGTCAATGGTTCAGCAGATAGCCTCAGCGACTGAAGAGATGTCAGCCACATCTGAAGAGATCAGCAGGGATATTATGACTGTTGCTAATGTTTCAAAGGAAACCTCCACTGGCTCTTCACAGATAGCCAATGCATCTTCCGACCTTGCATACCTCGCAACAAAACTTACAGATATAGGTAAACAGTTCAAGGTAGCATAACCTTTTTTATCAAAATTATTCCCAAAGGGGGCTGGTTGTTTAACCGCCCCCTTTTTTTATTTACGGTAGAGTAAATTTCCCGGGTTAGATTAACTTTCAAGAGCATTTCAAATAAATGTACCCGTCCCGTTTATTACTTCAAATGGCCAAGAAAATCAGCGGGACAAGAATGTCCCGCCTATCCTCGTAGAAATGGATAGACGGGGTTTTCTTACCCCGCCGGAGAGGATTTTCGGATGAACCGTCATGAGCGGGGCGCTCACAAAGGGCAATGAAAATAGTAAACAGTAAGCAGTGAGCAGTAAACAGGAAAGGCAGTCTTTATCTGCTAACTGCTTACCGCTTACTGCTTACTTGGGGTCATTTTCGGATGAACCGCCATGAAACGGAGGTTTCACAAAGGAGGATGAAAACCACCCCCCCAAGCCCCCCCTTGTTAAGGGGGGGAAAGTTCCTTTGGTGCTCAATGGCCAACGGCAATCCCCCCCTTTGTTCAAGGGGGGGCATGGGGGGGTTATTTTCGGGTGAACCCGCTTTAAAGGAGAGAGAGCCTGAATGAAGTTACAACCTCAGGGTCGAATTGGCTTCCGGAACATCTTTTGAGTTCATCCACTATGGTATCCATTGACCTTCCTCTTCTGTACGGCCTATCTGCCCTCATTGCATCCACTGTATCTGCCACAGCAATTATCCTTGCCATCAAAGGTATATCTCTCCCTTTCAAACCTTCAGGATACCCTTCACCATTATAAAACTCGTGGTGATATTTAATCACAGGTATAATCCCTTGCAACTGTTTTATAGGTGTCAGTATCTCCACCCCTTTTACCGGATGCTGCTGCATAATTTTTATCTCTTCTTCGTTAAGCTCTCCGGCTTTATCAAGTATAATGTCATACGTCCCGACCTTGCCGATATCATGTAATAATCCTGCAAGTTCAAGGTCTTTTAAGTCCTTCTCATCCAACCCCATCTCTCTTGCAATTTCCAGTGCATACTTAGTCACCCTCTCTGAATGCCCTGATGTCCACGGGGATTTGGCATCAATCATGGCAGACAATGTCCTGAAAATATTGACAACCATGTCTTTAAGGTCCTGAACAAGCCCTAAGTTATCCAGTGATACAGCTATCTGAGCAGAAAGCCCCTCCAGCACTGATAAATGGTCTTTATTAAAGACTCCGGTCTTCCTGTTGCCGACATGAAATATCCCTATAATCTTTCCCTTTGCTATGAGGGGGGCGATAACCCCTGAACGATACCCATTTTCGATAAGCATATCCTGAAATGGATGCATATCATTTTCTAAAATTAAATCCGGTATAAACTTAGTTCTTTTCTTAATTATTACTTCTGCGGCAGATGTGTAATTAAAAGGAAAAAATGTATCTTTAGATAATGGCAGTCCGTATCCTGCTTTATAAACAAATCCATTCCTTTCGTTATCCACCTTAGCAATTATAATTATATCTGCGGGAATTAACCTTGACACCAACTGGACCAAGGTTTCAATTAACTCAGATTCCTCCAGGATAGACAGGGTAGATAAATCCATCTCATGCATAATCTTTATAGTCTCATCTCTCTGGCTTAACTCTAAAGATTTATCTGTCATTGCTTTGTAAAGTCTTATATTATCCAGTGCAATTGCAAGCTGGTGACTTACCCCTTTTAAAAATAATTCATCCCTTCTTTTAAAAAGCCTATCGATGGATATACGTTTAACACTTATAAATCCTATAATCTCATTTCCTGTTTTTACAGGAACGCACAGGCAGCATTTTATTCCTATTTTCATCCTGATTTCCTCAGGGCACAAACCGCATTTCTCAATATCATCCATTGAAACTGTCTCTCCCAGTAACAGCCTTTCAACTACCGGAATATCAGTGGTTAATTTCAACCTCCTTAGTTCAGGTATTAACTCCAATGGAACTCCGAGAGTTTGTGCCGGAATAAAAGCCCCCTGACCCTTGTCCCACAAAAAAATTACATATCTTTCACCGGCAACAATGCCTGATACAATGTTAATTACCTTTCGTAACATCTCATCCAGATTAAATGTAGTTGTAATTGATTCCGCAATATTCAGCAGCGCCCTTTTGATTTCAACCTCTTCATTCAATTTCTCTTCTGCCTTCTTTTCCTTTGTTATATCTTCCAGTATATGGACGAAAAAGTTGGGGCTTGCTTTTACATTATTTACCGGGAAACACCTGGTCTTAAAGGTCTTCTCCATGGATGGGATAAAGATTTCATCCTCCACTAATTCCTGATGCCCTGCACAC
This is a stretch of genomic DNA from Nitrospirota bacterium. It encodes these proteins:
- a CDS encoding cyclase family protein, encoding MHIYDISLTISPELPVWPGDPAVLIERIAKIEDGANANVSMMNMGVHTGTHVDAPFHFLPEGNGVEHLPLDILVGPSFVLDLQQEVDVITSQILEKSNIPADTRRLLIKTRNSRYWNPSSYILKGEEGTMLIPPPLTGGGKGEGGFFQSDFVGITKDGAEFLVSLGIQLIGIDYLSVAPYKQSRPTHEVFLKAGVVVVEGLNLYEIQQGYYTLYCLPLKIAGSDGAPGRAILISE
- a CDS encoding methyl-accepting chemotaxis protein — translated: MDLKALKIKTRLWIGFGAVILLFIACGVITSYLLIKADKSASIVKEESLPYALVAKDIAFQVVQVQQFLTDASATHDTEVYKEAEDAANKFRSDIDKFKAMYSKENDTESLRKVTEIESDFNRYYEEGKKMANAYITQGIAQGNVLMDSFDKTSLALTARVEAFESQQVKEAVTMSDNVIGSIGTAKKILFGMSLIAMVLGVFVAIYITTSITRPLTNAVDVSNSIAKGDLSVKINVDSQDETGQLLTSMSNMAENLKKLIGDIKSTSDNVASASEQLSASSAEMSKGVVEQSDRSTQIATAATEMSQTVNEIAKNTSTIAHSATETARVAKEGEAIVEKSIVEVQEIAETVKDSTSLMVSLSGRSKQIGDIVNVINEIADQTNLLALNAAIEAARAGEQGKGFAVVADEVRKLSERTAKATSEIGSMIGLIQDEIEKTVSSMEGVSKKVGVGVDFSFQAGEALRKIVGSVNELQSMVQQIASATEEMSATSEEISRDIMTVANVSKETSTGSSQIANASSDLAYLATKLTDIGKQFKVA
- a CDS encoding GAF domain-containing protein, whose amino-acid sequence is MTIEQAKIELETIIDAIKDPIFLHNNELKIIRVNKAYCEAAGMSYHRILGRPYYTIFPVTDVPLKMCAGHQELVEDEIFIPSMEKTFKTRCFPVNNVKASPNFFVHILEDITKEKKAEEKLNEEVEIKRALLNIAESITTTFNLDEMLRKVINIVSGIVAGERYVIFLWDKGQGAFIPAQTLGVPLELIPELRRLKLTTDIPVVERLLLGETVSMDDIEKCGLCPEEIRMKIGIKCCLCVPVKTGNEIIGFISVKRISIDRLFKRRDELFLKGVSHQLAIALDNIRLYKAMTDKSLELSQRDETIKIMHEMDLSTLSILEESELIETLVQLVSRLIPADIIIIAKVDNERNGFVYKAGYGLPLSKDTFFPFNYTSAAEVIIKKRTKFIPDLILENDMHPFQDMLIENGYRSGVIAPLIAKGKIIGIFHVGNRKTGVFNKDHLSVLEGLSAQIAVSLDNLGLVQDLKDMVVNIFRTLSAMIDAKSPWTSGHSERVTKYALEIAREMGLDEKDLKDLELAGLLHDIGKVGTYDIILDKAGELNEEEIKIMQQHPVKGVEILTPIKQLQGIIPVIKYHHEFYNGEGYPEGLKGRDIPLMARIIAVADTVDAMRADRPYRRGRSMDTIVDELKRCSGSQFDPEVVTSFRLSLL